In Hippoglossus stenolepis isolate QCI-W04-F060 chromosome 21, HSTE1.2, whole genome shotgun sequence, one DNA window encodes the following:
- the nfe2l1b gene encoding endoplasmic reticulum membrane sensor NFE2L1b, translated as MLYLKKYFTEGLIQFTILLSLLGVRVDLDSYLSNQLPPLREIILGPSSAYTQTQFHNLRNTLDGYGIHPKSVDLDHFFTTRRLLNQVRQLDRLSVPSTELNTWLVHRDSETVVSASSQSSATITLDNGAGLEDVDSPDATPAMRGGSGAPESTYNLNAADSSLGAVAPEGNQEQGTRDGNDDLTKEDIDLIDILWRQDIDLGAGREVFNYSNRQKESEEEKPSLQESKERNKEQESWRNGVNLQGAQPVDGETGESIPEQLPALGSQTSLSLQECLRLLEATFPFGEESEFPAPVVAPEIAVTTDEVPSTSQAVPLAPPPPPAEPQLDLEQQWQDIMAIMELQAMEVNNTLQTDSSSVSGTSEATDSNTTGSFGLAPRPTPINQDVSLHQASLPSCSQDFPQIFGPQLDTVSIPPRTPMLRLSSNNSTNINSTFGATNLTGIFLPPHINSSSSNVTSTPILPDPFSTLLEESMLDEISLLDLAMEEGFSQAQASQLEDELDSDSGLSLDSSHSPASPSSSETSCSSVASSSSTSATFSEEGAVGYSSDSEVATVEPEEGAVGGYQPGYSKLCRMSYQDPSQFHSLPQLDSISHNHTYNLPLSSAFTEHPELPISSVKKSVRDKSSSKLQPAHDLLDKHASRDERRARSMKIPFSNEKIINLPVEEFNELLAKHHLSEPQLALIRDIRRRGKNKMAAQNCRKRKLDTIINLEQGVQDLRRNKARLLKEKMEFIRSIRQMKQKMQSLYQEVFTQLRDEEGRPYPPSEYSLQYSADGSVLIMPRCMTAAEQNRKPEKKQKDKKK; from the exons ATGCTTTACCTGAAAAAGTACTTCACAGAGGGCCTGATTCAGTTCACCATCCTTCTGAGTCTCCTTGGGGTGCGGGTGGACCTTGACAGCTACCTAAGCAATCAGCTCCCCCCACTGAGAGAGATCATCCTGGGCCCCAGCTCAGCCTACACCCAGACACAGTTTCACAACCTCCGCAACACGCTGGACGGCTATGGCATCCATCCGAAGAGTGTGGACCTGGACCATTTCTTCACCACTCGGCGGCTGCTGAACCAGGTGCGCCAGCTGGATCGCCTCTCCGTGCCCAGCACCGAGCTCAACACTTGGCTAGTGCACCGGGACTCTGAGACTGTGGTGTCCGCCAGCAGCCAGTCCAGCGCCACCATCACCCTGGACAATGGGGCCGGCCTCGAGGACGTAGACAGCCCTGACGCTACCCCGGCCATgaggggaggaagtggagcgCCTGAATCCACCTACAACCTGAACGCAGCGGACAGCAGCCTGGGAGCCGTGGCCCCGGAGGGCAACCAGGAGCAGGGGACCAGGGACGGCAACGACGACCTCACGAAAGAG GACATTGACTTGATTGACATCCTGTGGCGACAGGACATCGACCTTGGCGCGGGAAGAGAAGTGTTCAACTACAGCAACCGTCagaaggagagcgaggaggagaagcCCAGCCTGCAGGAGAGCAAAGAAAGGAACAAGGAGCAGGAGAGCTGGAGAAATGGAGTCAACCTCCAAGGGGCTCAGCCGGTGGACGGGGAGACTGGAGAGAGCATTCCAGAGCAG CTCCCAGCTCTCGGCTCCCAGACGTCACTTTCTCTACAAGAATGTCTGAGGCTGTTGGAGGCCACTTTCCCTTTTGGAGAAGAATCTGAG TTTCCAGCCCCGGTTGTCGCTCCAGAAATAGCTGTTACCACTGATGAAGTTCCGTCGACGTCTCAGGCCGTTCCTCTGGCGCCACCGCCCCCCCCAGCGGAGCCCCAGTTAGACCTGGAGCAGCAGTGGCAGGACATCATGGCCATCATGGAGCTACAG GCAATGGAAGTGAACAACACGCTCCAAACCGACTCCAGCAGCGTTAGTGGAACATCTGAGGCAACCGATTCCAACACGACAGGAAGTTTTGGACTCGCTCCTCGCCCAACGCCGATTAACCAGGATGTCAGCCTCCACCAGGCCTCCCTCCCCAGCTGCAGCCAAGACTTCCCCCAGATTTTCGGCCCCCAGTTGGACACTGTTAGCATCCCCCCAAGAACCCCCATGCTCAGACTTTCTTCTAACAACTCCACCAACATCAACTCCACATTCGGAGCCACCAACCTGACAGGGATCTTTCTCCCTCCGCACATAAACAGCTCCAGTAGCAATGTTACGTCCACACCCATCCTGCCCGATCCCTTCAGCACCCTGCTGGAGGAGTCCATGCTGGATGAGATCAGCTTGTTGGACCTTGCCATGGAGGAGGGCTTCAGCCAGGCCCAGGCTTCCCAGCTGGAGGACGAGCTTGACTCAGATTCTGGTCTTTCCCTGGACTCCAGCCACAGCCCGGCGTCGCCAAGCAGCTCGGAgacttcctgctcctctgtagcttcctcctcctcaacgTCTGCCACCTTCTCTGAGGAAGGAGCTGTGGGATACAGCTCCGACTCTGAGGTAGCCACTGTGGAGCCGGAGGAAGGTGCTGTCGGTGGTTACCAGCCCGGTTACAGTAAGCTGTGCCGTATGAGCTATCAGGACCCCTCCCAATTCCACAGCCTCCCTCAGCTCGACAGCATCAGCCACAATCATACCTACAACCTGCCgctctcctctgctttcaccGAGCACCCAGAGCTGCCCATATCATCCGTGAAGAAATCTGTCCGTGACAAATCGAGCTCAAAGCTTCAGCCTGCTCATGACTTGCTCGATAAGCACGCCAGCCGCGATGAGCGCCGAGCCCGCTCCATGAAAATCCCCTTCTCCAACGAAAAGATCATCAACCTGCCTGTTGAAGAGTTCAACGAGCTTCTCGCCAAGCACCACCTGAGTGAACCCCAGCTCGCCCTCATCCGTGACATCCGCAGGCGTGGCAAGAACAAGATGGCGGCCCAGAACTGCCGCAAGCGCAAACTGGACACCATCATAAACCTGGAGCAGGGCGTCCAAGACCTGAGGCGCAACAAGGCGCGGCTGCTGAAGGAGAAGATGGAGTTCATTCGTTCCATCCGGCAGATGAAGCAGAAAATGCAAAGTCTGTACCAGGAGGTGTTCACTCAGCTTCGAGACGAGGAGGGCCGGCCCTATCCTCCCAGCGAGTACTCGCTGCAGTACAGCGCTGACGGCAGCGTGCTGATCATGCCCCGGTGCATGACGGCGGCCGAGCAGAACCGTAAaccagagaaaaaacagaaggaCAAAAAGAAGTGA